The genomic stretch tgattaaaatagttttttcttgATAAAAGATTAATGGTAATTAATGAGATATATGCAAAGATGAGTGCATAATTTTAATCTATTTAATGTTTGAGAAAAGATGAAGTGGAAGAGTGGCATATACTTGTCAGATACATATGAAATTAAAGATTGTATTTGCTACTGTAAATGATGCTTGGTTACCTTTTGAAATGGTGCTTTACTTACCTTTTGAAAAACAGGACCGTGGTTACTTGTTTTCAAAATGCTGCAGTGATAATATTATATTGTATACATAACAGTATAATACTTCTTGCATTGTATTATATAACAAAAAAGTAAGAAGTTGTGTAATGTTTCCCTAACCAAATTATGTTTATTTATGCAGGAAAATCAAATCCAAGGATCAACGGTAGATCAACAAGCCTTTGATAAGAAAAAAACTATGAGGAATAAGGAACAACATGGTGTAGAGGAatttgacgatgaagatatagaAGAAAATGAAATGGAAGAATATATGGAGAATGGTAGCAACTATGATGGTGAGGAAGTTGGGGGAAAAAATGTAAATAAAGAAGAAGGTAATACCTTAGGTGCTTCATCCTCAGGACTAGTACGAAAACGTGGAAAGACTTTATGTCGGAAAATTCATGCATGGGAATTCAAAGATAGACAAGAGATTACCTTGAATGAAGTAGGAATACCAATTGGGCCAGATGAAAAGACAGTGTCTGAACTTAGTAGTTTTTTGGGGACAATAGGAAGAAATTCAAATTTATGTCCTCTCACTTTCATTAATTGGATTGCTTTGGTTAAGTATTGGGAGGAACACGAGATAGATCCCGTGTGGGAGTATGTCAAtgtaattactttttttttatttgattgtgTGTGTTTGTTAGCATGCTTTAATGTATACatctttctaaatatatttttttgcagGAAAAATACAATGTCCCAAAGGAAGGAAGGAAGGCTGTATTTGCTATTGTAAATGATGCTTGGAGATGATACAAATGCTCTCTTAAAAAGAATCATTTTAGTAAGAACAAAAACTTACGCGAGCAGCTAAAAAATCGTCCACAAGAGGTACCGGAAGAAGACTTTAGAAAGCTATTGGAGTATTGGAGAGATGGAAAAAATCAAGTAAGTTATATTCATATTCATGTTTTACATGCTGAATTATGTGTTGAATTAAAgtcactttgcaaatgcattctATGCTGAATGTAAAAAGTAACATTTCTTGTGGGCTTTATGACTAACATCAAACTATTATGTAGGAAGTTAGTCAACAAAATGCTAAAAATGTAGCTCAACTGAAATGGAGACATCGAATGGGAAATAAAGGCTTTGCTGTTATAAGAGAAAAAATGgtattctttttaaaattattctaaGTGAATATTAAATTGTGTTACTTTACTAATAGTCTCATACTCTTTGTTTTACTTGGTTTAGCGTGAAAGTAATGAAGATAAAGAACCTCCGACTCAAGCTGAAATGTTCATTGCTACTCGACAAAGTAGGAAAGGAAAGGAGTTGGATCAAGAAACTAATACTGCAATTGTAAGTATTATTGCGAGTTGTTGTCgatcttgtttgtttgaaaattaGGACAGATAAAAAAGATGTGTGCTTTGGCAGAATATATCAACATTAGTCAATGTACCCAAAGTTCAAAGGCAGAATATTATTTGAAAAGTATCATCCATCTAGTGAATGTCCAATAATTGTAGTTTAGTTTTTATTCTGGCTGTGTTATTTTGATTGTTCTCTCTTGTATTTTGTTATGTTCTTTGACTTTTATTTACTTCTACTATATTGTGTACATTGAGTACGGGGTTGATTTTGTATTCTGTTCTTTTCCTTTTATTTACTACTACTTTGTTATGTATTTTATGCTAGATAAAgcttcaagacttgattgaaaaTCAAGGTAAATCTTCTTCAGAAGCTTTTGAAAGTGTATTAGGCAAACAAAAACCTGGAAGAGTGCGTTGCCATGGAAGAACCACAACACCGACTCTCTTGAAAAGAAATGAAGAAATTGCAAAACTTAAAAGAGATCATGTTGCTGAGGTTAGACATGTGATACAAGAGATGGAGGAGAGACGTCGTCAAGATAAGGAGGAAACAGAAAGAAGAATGCAGCTTCTCCTTAAGACCATTCTGAATCAAAACACCTCAAATTTGGATATAGAGGCTCTGGCAGCTTTGATATCAGCTCCTGCAACTGATGCTAATAGTGCCTTACGTTCTTCTGCATCAACACATGCTCCAACTAATGATCAAGtaaaattgaattattttattctttACATTCTAATTTTAGGGCCTTTgaataataatcttatttcaattaaattactTTTATTTTGCAGAACATGAATGATGATATCAATGGAGATTTTCAGTCATTCGGAGATGAAGAAACATAGATTTAGAGATGTAGATGTTTAACTTTTTCTAGTGATTCAAGATGTTATTTTGATAAAGATGATGCTTAACATTATAGAGTTTAAGTTTACTTTTAGAGATTCAAGATATTATTTTGGTTATGGATGATGATTGGCATTCAAATATGTACATTAAAGATGTCATTTTGGTTGTGAACATGATTGACATTGGGATATATAATGAATGAATGatgttattttgttatttaattttttaaatatttaatatcatATTAAAATTTGCATCTGAGTATTCTTATATATAATAAGTGAATGATGGTTGATATTATTTATCAGGTTTATAAAACAAAcagattttatatttaaaaaaaaaatcagctTTTGCAACGGTTAGAAAGTGTTTTTGTAGTTGCTGTTGTAATTGAAGAAGAAATTGATATTAGAGTCTATTAGAACGGCTGATCATGGGCTACAGTAAAAAACCGTTTCTATAGAAAGTAAAACAACCGTTCTCTAAACTAAACCAATTGCAACGGTTATAATTTTCGAACGCGGTGCAGCCGTTGTTGTTTGGCACCGCTCTCTAAAGAATATTAAACAACGTAAAACGTTGCTGTTGGATAAACAACTGTTGCGAAAGGATAAGGGAACGCCTCAGATTGGCACGGTCCAAAAACCGTTCTGATAGGCAACGACAACGGATTTTTTGGATTTTGCAACGGTTTTCGGTCGTTGCCGTATGGTAAAAATGTTGTAGTGAATGTCGTGGAGCAGGACTGTATCATTTGTTGGGTTCGCTCTTCAGGGTTTTCAAATAGTTAATTCATTTTACGTAAATACGCgtatattcaattttatttatatttaataaaaaataataggtaTATCACTACGGCTCATTCATAAAACCGTTGTTACACACTGGCGCTTCTTTATATATGTTAAATACTAAGTATTTATTTTTCCACTGAAAAAAGAAACAAGCCCTAACACGAACGCCGTCAACATCGTCGGGAAGAAGACAAAAATACCCATACTCATTGTTGTTGTTCAGTTTCATTTCAAATGTCGCATTTAAAGACAAACTCATCCAAAGGTTTTATTATGTCTTCTTCCACTGTAAAATCTAGATCTAGAAATTTCCGTGGTTGTGATAGTCGATGGTTTCGTACCAATGCAAGAAGGGACATAATAAAGGAAGATTTTTTTGAGATGTCCATTTTGGAGGAGTGATGAAACATGTAATTTGTTCATATGAGATGAAGACATGAGAGAGAAATTGGGAAATAAAGATGAGAGTAATATGAAATCAGAGTTGGAAGCTGTGGGCTATTTGAAGGTTATGTATGAAGATTCAAAAAAGAAGAAcatgaatttgaagaaaaaactAAAGTCAGacagattttttgaaaatttgaagttgTTGTGTTTCCTTATCTCCTTcatgtttaatatttactttgttatgaAATGTAATAGTTAAAACagggtttgaaatttgaaaattttacgcTAATTCTTATCtgctttatgtttaatatttactttgttatgaAATGTAATAGTTGAAGATGCAGTGAACTTGACAGGAATGCAACTAAAAGACGGTTTCTTACGATTAAGTTCATCACAAACTGTCGAATTTTCAATTACAATTATTTGTTTGTTAGTTTATCTAATTTGTAGTTTAAGCTGATAGTTTAAGTTGATAGTTTAAGCTGATAGTTTAAGTTGATAACCTTAagacaattaaataaaaagattaaaacTTCATTACATAAACTTTCATTACATAATCAAAAACCATAATCATATCTAAATCCTCTCGCTGAGATAAAATTAGACCAACCATAGTCGtcctcatcatcatcagaataaaaaaactaattattttcCCTAaccaccttcttcttcttcttcttcttcttcttcttcttctcctcaccCTGAGAGCTCTCATTAGTCTAAACACAACACCCTATTCAGCAACATCTAGAACATGATGTTGGTTTTGCACCACAACGCCATCTACAACAACATCTTGAGGCTCAGGCTGGTTTTGCACGACAACATCCTCTACAACAACATTTGAATTCTCAATATTGTTGGTAGCTTGATTAGGATAACACATGTTGATTCCTTTGAATggagtttttttttgtgttatggTTCTTCCGCTTTTATATTGTTCTttctgattcttcatcttcttctcttggaagtttaAAAACCAAAGATGCTCATTATTGTTTCCTTAATTCTATATGTTTTCTATGCTCTTTGGAAGTTGGAAAGATTGCATACCTAAGCTGTTCAAACTTATTGTGTACTTATAATACAAATTTTGATAACAATTCAAAAATAGTGTAATATTGATTATGGTATGATACAATTGAcatttattcacatataatataATAACGGTTATTAGGAATAGTAGTTGTTAAAGAGAGCATACTTTCCTGTTTACTACGACGGTCACAGTACCGAGATTAAAAGTGTCGCATATGCTACCACACACTACATAACAACGCATGGTCCTGCGTGATTATATATCTTTTCCAACCTTTGTCAAATGTCTTTTCCACAGTAGTGAGAGAACAAATACTTTGCTTATAGTAAGATATATTAGGGGatcatttatttaaataatgaaggagagaaaaaaagaatgacacataatctccaccatttatttttaaatctattggttcagattcattctcatattttcacataaaaatgacattctcatatatataagGTTTTAAAAAAACGGTCCGCGACCATGAATACAGCCGCGAAAAAATGGTATCGGAGCCTTCTGATATTTTTATTCACCGTTTTAAGGCTGAGAAAACAAATCACAGACATAACGTTGTTACGGCCATGACAAAACACCGTTACAGCCATTTATTTACAATTAttgacaaaaaaattattttgaaagcaCAAATCAAATGGCTTTTAaaggaatcaaaatattaaaattttgaactaAAGTTTTGTATCATTGTAAAAATGAAATCACACTGCTTTTATAGGAATCCTACACTTTTTACGGGAAATCTATTTTGTGCAATGTTGTGAGAAATTCACACTGCGACGATATTTATTTGCAACACAACACCTGTACCGACCGAAATCGCAAAAGCCGCaacgcattatatatatatatatatatatatatatatatatatatatatatatatatatattgtgatgGCCAATTAGGATTCTCATTACTCTAAAATAAGCTATCATTTTATCCACTCATATTTGAGCTcatatctaattaattaattattaaaagatatttaatcagtctttttaactttatttgataatttaatcaattaaggttcttaatttgataaataaataataatataataatcatttaaatataataatgaaataatatttaaatgtaaAATATCTTAACTTCTGTATCTGTCAGTTGATGATGGACAAGCAGGTCGAATCTGATGTTCGCTTTCTAGCAAGGGTTTACAAGTTCGCCTTCCACTTTGAGGACATTTTGGAACAGACCGCTCGAGTTGGGTCTGTCTTATTGGATTGTTAGGTTAAACCAAAATAGTTTCCAGCTCTCCCGAGTTATTGCTATCATTTATGAAGCTGGGATTGAGAAACAAATCTTGAGAGAAATCTATAGACTAACCTTCCTAGTTACCTCGATGCGCTAGGGCGACTCATCTTGGAAATGGGGTTGAAGATGTGCTGAGTGGGAGTAGACTGGGGAACCTTCTTTTGCAGGTAATagtttttttatgatgacaactgTGAAGAACAGAATAGATATTCAACATGATAAAGATGCAACATGATGACAATTGTAAAAGATCAAAAAAGAAACATAACATCAACATGATGACAACTATGAAGAACATAATAGATATTCAACATGATAAAGATGCAACATGATGACAACTGTAAAAGATCATAAAAGAAAGATAACATTCAACATATTAAATATGCAACAATTAAGAAAGTCAACCAATGCACTTAAACAGTTAAAGATGCAAGCCATGAGTTTGATAAAGATTGACAAAGTTTCAGACATAAATATAACTTCAAACATCAACATAGTTTCAAGCAAAGGAAAACATATAGATTAAATCAAAAGCCTAAAAAGAAATATCAAAGTAAGTGTCAACACAAGAGAATCTTTCAGACAAAGCTTATAAGAGTTAACCTCCCAATTTAGTAAGTGGGTGAAgcttttgtaaaagaaaaagttCTTTCTTTGTAGAAGTGGATAGCTATAAGCGCgcgtacacacacacacacacatgcacacacacacacacacacacacacacacaaaaccttttataaattttttttgaatagAAATTTTTTTGAAGAAGTATATATAGAAGTTTCATAGAAAATGATGGGAGCATTCAAAAagccaaaaaatattttttgattggATTAACGCGCTTTTGAGGAACAAGGCTTTTTGAACGCAATCAATCGATTAGCAACGACTATATATCACTTCTTTTCTATTTTGAAACTTGTAGCTGTTATATTTAAATGAACTAATAGATTGGCTCAATCGATTAGTAACAAACATTTCTGATTTAATGTTGTTTTCTCTTTTGAAGGATTTCAAGCCTATGAATAAAGGCCTCATTCCTTGTTTCATTTCATCCAGAAATCGAATTTTGTATTGACACATTCTCTCTaagttttctttttcactttctctcacTAATTTTTATAGCCAAATACTTTTGTGAGTGAGGCGTTCTTGTAATTCTTGATTGGTACCATTGTATAAGttctccaagaatgttgtttatgCATCTTGGATGAACACAATCCATTTAGGGTTGGAAATAAGTAGTTAGAAGCTAAACCCGTTAAAAGCTTTGGTTGTGGATTGTGTGATCAGTTCCTAATATTTATTTAGGTTGAAGATCGTTAACATTGATGAGTCTCCCTTGAGGCTCTTAGTAATCCTTGTTAATCGAAGGTTAAagattataaatattgatgaactTACCATTAGGTTCATGGTTAGCCCGTTTAAAACCATAGGTTACCATGTTCAAACACATATGTAGAACCAATCAGTCCTTATAAGATTTCATTTAGCCATGTTATCCCATACCTGCACAACTTCAGAATCCCTCTCATTCTAGTGTGAGTTCGGTTTTTTGCCTAAAAGCTACCAGGAGCGTCTCATTGTCATGCTTCGTGCCCCAACAACCACTCCCTATCCAGTTTTGCCTTGGGTGCTACATGCCCATTAACTTCCACTTGGTTCGTCCCTGATGTAACACCCTCTAAACCCCACGACAATATATTACATAATTAGAGTAAATTAGCatgcatattgtcataccccaaatttgtcctaccctttaacttctaactggcttaggctttgcattcatgtacaaacatcacttaggtcataatccatacccatgcattcatatcataggtgttaCTCAAGGGccagcaagaaaaagctccattgcaaagaagtatgatcaaagaacaaggaagactgaggtataatcatatggttctatgttcattgaagtcctcctggattggggtgtctctctgcttcaaatcagggcattgattgaagagtgcaagcttgcagatcatctggttcgttaaatcagggtttctttgaccaaagtcaaccagctgactttctggtcaacatttaatcaggaatggcttctatgtgtgaaaGGGCTTCTCATACTGGCTAtgcggatgtgtttgtttgacgggatgtgagtggaagagatttaatcgggaatttcatcaatagtcggaaaaatcggaacagttgacttttgggtcaaaatcgggaaaattattcaaatattgacttttggtggaaaattaatcaagaaaagtcgaagaacggataaaatcgggagttcggcaaaaagttgggaaaaatagaaaaaagacattccaacacttagaaaaattttttgatgtcttaaatcttgccgagcagtccacttcagcaccagattacacgtggcaaatgacattttccGGAAAAGTTTCTAAcaccaaagttgttcctctcatggaggagaacaactttgtagttggacactttttcatttgaagcttgtataaaGAGTTAgagtggtgtgaagttgctggaaactcatgtgaatcaagtcacattccaggtcaccagtcaggtcatgacctggcattttcacaaacacatggcatgccaaatctccagtcaTTTTCAGAGCTGTACAAAAGTGATATGAACGCAAACctggtatcattctcttctttgccatgTCATCTATCCATagaaacaagaattgggacaattgagcaaatattgagtgagatacaagccttcaaagtggtgccccaaccctgaccaaattctgcaggcagccatgacacagaattctgggcacgcaacgcatttcagcaaacacatggtggaCCAAATGTCAAAGcctatttcttcctccacaagtctctatcttaaacaagcccagttctaagctattccttgccatgtcctctatccaatgagaccagtatcactgattttggacatgtattgatcgagatagagaggctcaaagtaccaccctcgcagagtcacgTTCTGGCCATACACATGTGACAGCatgctgctgggcgtgtgcagtggtatttgcatgagttcaaggccatttttctcatacttccaaGCTTTATCTTGAGATATcttcaacaccaatcttgttctatcccatgccctctttgatatgacCCCATTCTTGCATCATTTAACAACCCATGGTTTGAGATATGAGTGTTCAAAGTAAGCACCACagcatgaagaaaaaaaagtaaaacaaCACACAATTGCACTACACACAcactaaagtcccacattggagaaaTGGAAAAAGTGGTgctgcaagtcccacattggaaaaatgagaAAGAGGTATTGCAAACTAGCCCAAGTCCCACatccaagaattgtgaatcacaaaCCAATGGTTGGCCATATAAATAGAAACTCACACATCAACCATTCCtcacttccactcttcactatatcactatactctctccccccctctctctctctctctccctctccctctctctctcccctctctctctctctctcccctctctctttctctctctctctctctctctctctctctctctctctctctctctctctctcctctctctctctctctctctctctctctctctctctctctctctctctctctctctctctctctctctctctctctctctcttccctccCTTCTTCTCTCTATTCGCGCACCCGCTCTACGATACAAAAGCCGTAGCACCACCGAGCTCACCATCCACCACTTGAAGGAACCATTAGTGTCATCAAGCTCAAGGAAGAAAGGGAAACCGCATACATTCTGCCAAGGCTCTCAACTCCAGAATTTATTCCAAGTAAGCCTAAGAAACTCCCAATATCATGTGCCATATCCATGCTTAGTATGAATGTAGAGGCATCTTCTTTAAATCCGGATTAACTGAATGGTTTAGATAAGCAAGTGTTTCTGCTGATTGTATGTGTTAAAATGCGTTGGAAAAGTGTTGATGTGTTTGTATTGTATTTTAAGGGCGGGATTCACGGCTTGGGGTTCTAGAAACCCCCTCGTTTTGCATGATAGGGCTAGTATCTGTAAAAACCGGTTGCATTTTTGGATTCAGCGCGAAAAAACAGGGGGGGAAGGCGGTCTCATCCGCCGTTGGGGAGGCCGGACTGCCGGCGCCGCCGTGAGCTAGGGGTGTTGTTGTGTGGAAGGTGACGATGAACAGTACCCTCCATTGTACTGTTCACGTTGCATGCTGTTTACTCCTATTCTTCATTCTTTTGTTTTGCTTGGGTGTGATGATTGAAGCACTAGGTGGCATAACGCGATTGGTTGATGGCTCATTTTGTCCTATATGACTTAAGAATAAGCATGCCCCATTGATAACAAGTGATGTCACGTTTTATTTCAAGagcataaataaaatgaaaaaatacaTGCATGCTGGAGGAATAAATAACACAATAAAAGCTGAATTGATAATGCAATAAAGTGGTGGATAGATAATGTTGGGCCGCGTGTGGGCTTGCCCCTGTTTCTGGATTGCGCCCCCTTGTTATTGATGCACCACCGCTACCTGGGTTGGGGCCTGGCGCGCTTTGCTGTCTCCACCCCCTTTTTGGCCCAGTCTTGCTTCTACTTGCTTTGTAGCTCATTTTTAAAACTGCTTTTGCACCCCCCTGCCTTtaataaaagtaaatattaaaaattgatttcttttaattcttttgcacattaatcttttctttcttaaataaaaaatgacaaaaaacatttttcatccaattagactttttagaattttattttaattgttttttattgttgtttcctttgattctcgattggttgataaaccataaagaaataaataaatagttttcttTGTTAAATCAAAAAtagtttcctttttttcttttattgattGATTGAGTGTTCGTTCCATTAAATAAAAATccccaaaaatatttttccacTAATTAGAATGTTAGACTTTTTgactttaattgtttttataattCACTAGTTCCCTTTgcataaaaaaccataaaccaaataatttg from Vicia villosa cultivar HV-30 ecotype Madison, WI linkage group LG4, Vvil1.0, whole genome shotgun sequence encodes the following:
- the LOC131597712 gene encoding uncharacterized protein LOC131597712, encoding MLIRIIDKITSQFFQFQLWLYALKKMQNKNDFVFGIQAKSSTDLVRKMKIKVENDRALKSNPTNQEINNIQTNVGNIQKLDHRKQSKVEVSKKVVESNKSVVQNNNKKQLEVQATKKSVEPSKVSVQNSNIRRQFEVEVSNKVVETSKVPIQNIKRKLLVEASKKIVEPSKVLVNNNTKKKLKCTVDHQAKGSIESRVSKNIDEQTKEENQIQGSTVDQQAFDKKKTMRNKEQHGVEEFDDEDIEENEMEEYMENGSNYDGEEVGGKNVNKEEGNTLGASSSGLVRKRGKTLCRKIHAWEFKDRQEITLNEVGIPIGPDEKTVSELSSFLGTIGRNSNLCPLTFINWIALVKYWEEHEIDPVWEYVNEKYNVPKEGRKAVFAIEVSQQNAKNVAQLKWRHRMGNKGFAVIREKMRESNEDKEPPTQAEMFIATRQSRKGKELDQETNTAIIKLQDLIENQGKSSSEAFESVLGKQKPGRVRCHGRTTTPTLLKRNEEIAKLKRDHVAEVRHVIQEMEERRRQDKEETERRMQLLLKTILNQNTSNLDIEALAALISAPATDANSALRSSASTHAPTNDQNMNDDINGDFQSFGDEET